One segment of Curtobacterium sp. MR_MD2014 DNA contains the following:
- the yidC gene encoding membrane protein insertase YidC, producing MDFIGTILWPLKWVVSAILVAFHWIFESIGMDPSAGITWVLSIIFLTFVVRAALIPIFVRQIKSQRRMLEVAPQLKKIQDKYKGKKDQFSREAMSRETMALYKETGTNPLSSCLPLLIQMPIFFSLYSVLHEAQINKTGIGLLTNTLAQDFGNAALFGAPLHETFTNASGWEVRVIAGFMIVVMTASQFVTQLQLVAKNMSPETKASPMYRQQKMMLYILPLVFVISGLSFPLGVMFYWLASNIWTMAQQYFVIRSMPTPGSEAALAREARLAKKAQRRGTPVLAEAGAGSTAVEVEPVRVTTQRQQPVGKNRSKKNGKK from the coding sequence ATGGACTTCATCGGAACGATCCTCTGGCCACTGAAGTGGGTGGTCTCGGCGATCCTCGTGGCCTTCCACTGGATCTTCGAGTCGATCGGCATGGACCCGTCGGCCGGCATCACCTGGGTGCTGTCGATCATCTTCCTCACCTTCGTGGTGCGGGCCGCGCTCATCCCGATCTTCGTCCGGCAGATCAAGTCGCAGCGACGCATGCTCGAGGTGGCGCCGCAGCTGAAGAAGATCCAGGACAAGTACAAGGGCAAGAAGGACCAGTTCTCGCGTGAGGCCATGAGCCGCGAGACCATGGCCCTCTACAAGGAGACCGGGACGAACCCGCTGAGCTCCTGCCTGCCGCTGCTCATCCAGATGCCGATCTTCTTCTCGCTGTACTCGGTGCTGCACGAGGCGCAGATCAACAAGACCGGCATCGGTCTGCTCACGAACACCCTGGCGCAGGACTTCGGCAACGCGGCCCTGTTCGGCGCTCCCCTGCACGAGACCTTCACGAACGCCTCCGGGTGGGAGGTCCGGGTCATCGCTGGCTTCATGATCGTCGTGATGACCGCATCGCAGTTCGTCACCCAGCTGCAGCTCGTGGCGAAGAACATGTCGCCGGAGACCAAGGCGTCGCCGATGTACCGCCAGCAGAAGATGATGCTGTACATCCTCCCGCTGGTGTTCGTGATCTCGGGTCTGAGCTTCCCCCTCGGCGTCATGTTCTACTGGCTGGCCTCCAACATCTGGACGATGGCGCAGCAGTACTTCGTCATCCGCAGCATGCCGACCCCGGGTTCCGAGGCCGCACTCGCCCGTGAGGCCCGCCTGGCCAAGAAGGCCCAGCGTCGCGGCACCCCGGTGCTCGCCGAGGCCGGTGCAGGATCCACCGCGGTCGAGGTCGAGCCCGTCCGCGTGACCACGCAGCGTCAGCAGCCGGTCGGCAAGAACCGCTCCAAGAAGAACGGGAAGAAGTAA
- a CDS encoding Jag family protein, giving the protein MTEQDTAPTVDAAAETETDEVRDEADIAADYIEELLDICDLDGDIEIEERGGRVYLSVSDEGGALRVLSKPDTVSALQELTRIAVQAETGEFSRLILDVGGSRDARATELQRLVDTAVERIESGSSSAALPPMSSYERKLVHDLVAEKGFHSESEGEGRDRHTVVRR; this is encoded by the coding sequence GTGACCGAGCAGGACACCGCACCCACCGTCGACGCCGCGGCGGAGACCGAGACCGACGAGGTCCGCGACGAAGCGGACATCGCGGCGGACTACATCGAGGAGCTCCTCGACATCTGCGACCTCGACGGGGACATCGAGATCGAGGAGCGTGGCGGACGGGTGTACCTGTCCGTGAGCGACGAGGGCGGCGCGCTGCGGGTGCTCTCGAAGCCGGACACGGTGTCGGCCCTGCAGGAGCTGACCCGCATCGCCGTGCAGGCCGAGACCGGCGAGTTCAGCCGCCTCATCCTGGACGTCGGTGGCTCGCGTGACGCCCGAGCGACGGAGCTCCAGCGTCTGGTCGACACGGCTGTCGAGCGCATCGAGAGCGGTTCGTCGTCGGCGGCGCTCCCCCCGATGTCGTCCTACGAGCGCAAGCTCGTGCACGACCTGGTTGCCGAGAAGGGCTTCCACTCGGAGTCCGAGGGCGAGGGACGAGACCGCCACACGGTCGTCAGGCGATGA
- the rsmG gene encoding 16S rRNA (guanine(527)-N(7))-methyltransferase RsmG — MTDEVTPVLEREPAAAAQLFGDRIEVARSFTAELARRGEELGLIGPLELPRLWTRHILNSVLLAPLLEADGRVADVGSGAGLPGLVLAIARPDVSFTLIEPMERRCDWLNAESERLGLGNVTVLRGRAEDVADSVVVDQVTARAVSALSKLIPLTVPLVRSGGQLILMKGARVDEEIEKARKVILRKRLADVEVLELGDGVVEETTRVFRATVD, encoded by the coding sequence ATGACCGACGAGGTCACGCCGGTCCTCGAGCGGGAGCCGGCTGCCGCTGCGCAGCTGTTCGGCGACCGGATCGAGGTCGCGCGGTCCTTCACGGCCGAGCTCGCTCGTCGCGGCGAGGAACTGGGCCTCATCGGACCCCTCGAACTCCCCCGCCTGTGGACGCGACACATCCTCAACTCTGTCTTGCTCGCGCCGCTCCTGGAGGCCGATGGTCGCGTCGCGGACGTCGGTTCCGGAGCAGGGCTGCCTGGCCTGGTGCTCGCGATCGCCCGTCCCGACGTCTCCTTCACGCTCATCGAACCGATGGAGCGTCGCTGCGACTGGCTGAACGCCGAATCCGAGCGACTCGGGCTGGGGAACGTCACCGTCCTCCGCGGGCGGGCCGAGGACGTCGCAGACTCGGTCGTCGTCGACCAGGTCACGGCTCGTGCGGTGAGTGCGCTGTCGAAGCTCATTCCGCTCACGGTCCCGCTGGTGCGGTCGGGCGGTCAGCTCATCCTGATGAAGGGTGCGCGGGTCGACGAAGAGATCGAGAAGGCTCGGAAGGTGATCCTCCGGAAGCGCCTGGCCGATGTCGAGGTGCTCGAGCTCGGAGACGGTGTGGTCGAGGAGACCACGCGAGTCTTCCGGGCTACAGTTGACTGA
- a CDS encoding ParA family protein, translating to MSSSTDYDSSTPLAREIADLNRRRRAIATQQFPLPAKTRVFTVSNQKGGVGKTTTTVNLAAALAHGGARVLVIDLDPQGNASTALGVEHQAEVTSVYDVIVDEAPIADAVQRSPESETLWCVPATIHLAGAEIELVSLVAREQRLRTALDQYLSSLEEPYHYVFIDCPPSLGLLTINAFVAAQEVLIPIQTEYYALEGLSQLLRNIELIERHLNPNLRVSTILLTMFDGRTNLSNQVAADVREHFGEQVLKAVIPRSVRVSEAPSYGQSVVSYDVNSSGSLSYLEAAAEIAARGAQD from the coding sequence TTGAGTTCATCGACCGACTACGACTCGTCGACGCCCCTGGCTCGCGAGATCGCTGACCTCAACCGGCGGCGGCGAGCGATCGCCACGCAGCAGTTCCCGCTCCCCGCGAAGACTCGCGTGTTCACCGTGTCGAACCAGAAGGGTGGCGTCGGGAAGACGACCACCACGGTGAACCTCGCGGCTGCCCTCGCGCACGGTGGTGCCCGTGTCCTGGTGATCGACCTCGATCCGCAGGGCAATGCTTCGACCGCGCTCGGGGTCGAGCACCAGGCCGAAGTGACCAGCGTCTACGACGTGATCGTGGACGAGGCGCCGATCGCCGATGCTGTTCAACGATCGCCAGAGTCCGAGACGCTCTGGTGTGTCCCGGCGACCATCCACCTGGCGGGCGCGGAGATCGAACTCGTCTCCCTCGTGGCGCGCGAGCAGCGGTTGCGCACGGCGCTCGACCAGTACCTGTCGTCGCTCGAGGAGCCGTACCACTACGTCTTCATCGACTGCCCGCCTTCGCTCGGCCTCCTGACGATCAACGCATTCGTCGCCGCGCAGGAGGTGCTGATCCCGATCCAGACCGAGTACTACGCGCTCGAGGGCCTCAGCCAACTCCTGCGGAACATCGAGCTGATCGAACGGCACCTCAACCCGAACCTCCGGGTGTCGACGATCCTGCTCACGATGTTCGACGGACGCACGAACCTGTCCAACCAGGTTGCAGCGGATGTCCGTGAGCACTTCGGCGAGCAGGTGCTGAAGGCCGTGATCCCCCGGTCGGTGCGCGTCAGCGAAGCACCGAGTTACGGACAGAGCGTCGTGTCGTACGACGTCAACTCGTCGGGCTCGCTCTCGTACCTCGAGGCAGCCGCCGAGATCGCAGCACGAGGAGCGCAGGACTGA